In Zingiber officinale cultivar Zhangliang unplaced genomic scaffold, Zo_v1.1 ctg167, whole genome shotgun sequence, the sequence TGAGTACTGCATATTGCTAAATTTTAGAACTCCACCAACATTATTTATATAACCCACATCAATTGATTGAAGCTAAAATATCTCCCTTCAAATGGGCACAGCAAAAAATTTCATCCAGAATCTTGATTAACACCTAGATGGTTATTTATTTTAAACCCAAGATAATTCATCAAACATACATCTTGACTGGTAGAAAGATCAGGCAACTATGTACTCTCATGATCCATAATATCCTCAATGTTCAAGCACAGACGAGATCCTCTGGTCTCGTCTGTCCTGGTCCACCCCTGATCCAAGGGCAGTGATTGGAGAGATTCAATGGTCCCCATCTGTTTAACAGATGGGGACCATTGAATCCCTCTAATCACTACAATGGACCAGGACCTGGTCCGCTTTAGCGGACCAAAGGATCCTTGCTCGTTCAAGCATATATAAACATGCATCTATTAGAACTTACATATATATCACTAAAAATGACACTGACaattatttagctaattttcTAAGATTATGAGTGCATAATTATCATGCATTTCTGTTTTTAATTTCACTTACTTTAACCTTTTGTGTAGAATAAGGATTACATATAATCAATAGTGTCACTCATTTTTCTAAGATTTTCTATACTCAGTAGTGTAACTCTCAATTTGCTATTTACCACCTCAGATATGTTAACAGCATTATCTGCCTTGCAACTGTAATGCAAATATAATGATGGATGTGAAAAACAGGGTGGCACGGGGAGAAAAATCATGAGCTACAATTGTAGAACAAAGGACAAGGATGATTTCTCATCCAACAAATAGCTAGTCCAAAAGCAATGTTATAATCTTGCAAGATCAAGCATTGTCCCACTAAATTCTTAAATTTATTAGTAACACTAAaagattaaaaatataaaatgtcATAGGAACATATGGGTCCGTACCTGAAAATTTCTCGTTCTGCGCTTCCACCAACGGCGAACCCTCCAGCTACCGGAACAGATTCAAAAGCTCGATCAAGAtcgaagaaaaaaaatagaaggaaACGAGAGAGAATCGTCGAATACCTTGCAGGACAACAGTCGAATGCAGCATCCGTTGGGCTCCTCATCGACGCGCACGACGAGAACGGGACAGACCTCAAACGAGAAGAATTTCAAGCGGTAGACGTAGCAGCGAAAGGTTTTATCGTCTATGCGCTCAATCCGCTCCGCATCCAGCACGGAATACTGGCTCGCCGGCAGGCTCATGTACTCCGCTGTCACCAGTAATCCCGAACCAAAGCGAGAAAAGGGGTGTCTCTCATCTCTTTCTCCGAGAgtttgcataaaagaaaacaaaaaagacATTTTACACGTACCCAGAGGGCGCTGGAGTTGCTGAACGGTGGCGGACTCGATGCGCTTGGCGACGAAGCGGGCTTTGGGGATGGAGGCCGATGCGGAGGCGAGGACGGAGGCGGTGCTGCGGACGCGGTGAGCTGGCGCGGCGACGGTGGCGGAGCCAAGTCGCGGCGGAGCGGACGCGTAATGGAGCGCCATGGATGGTCGATGCGGCCTTCGGAGTGCTGCTTGAGAGAAGGCGATGGTTTGTGGTGGTGGCGATGCGCGCGTCGCAGGTTCGAACAGCCCGGGTTGGATAAGACGCCGACACTCGACAGTAGGCAGCGGATTAGGGATTGCCGCGGTAATCGCACCGCGTCGTTGACGAAGGCGATTATATTCATATTGATTCtccatttttaattaagttttattttaacaTTTTACTACAGCAACATCGAAAtacaagtatttttaaaataaaaatagaatagaACGCTATTATAACTTCTTCTtttaatatatgaaaaaaaattcatcaaaattagaaaaatattaactTTTAGAATTAATGATGACAAAATTTGAACaattataacaaaaaaattagaaaatattttttttttcaatgataTTTTATTATCCTCTTTCTATGCTATTGCCTTTCTAATTTCTATGATATTAGGGCCACATTAATATCTCCATAACCTCGAGTCCCCGATTTAGTTTCTCTTAAACCTTGTAGGCAACTACATAACACTTACCGCATGACTTCTTGATCCTCCAACAATTATTAATAGCTGAGGAGCAAGATCTGATTCACATCAAGAACTTTAATCGGTTATATGACCAGCCAATCGAACAGAGTTTGCATTTCCCATACACAGGCGGAATAAGTTACAAATTGACAAACAAACGATAATCTAGAGTAAAAGAGTGCATAATATTATCTATCTAGTTCAAATGAGATTCGACTAGTGTGGTTCACAAGACTACTATCTTAGATCATTAGATTCAAGAGAGTATAGCAGACCTCTGTTCATGGCATTAATGGTACAGAAATTGATTGCTGGCTGCTACCTGAAATCTCTAAGTCATCTCCACATATCTGAGAAGGAAGGAATAGATAACAGTCGGTCAGATTTAATGCAAAAACCTTAATATCGCATGTTATTTGTCTCTCATGATGAAGCACAAAATGGAAAACTAAAATGACCTCTGAAGAACAACTAGATAAAGAGCAAATTTGTGATACTTAAAACGTGTACTAATAACAAACCATGGCAGCATAAAGTTGTGTCCAAAAGAGTAATTCATAGCAGTTAGGCAACAACGATATTTTGCAGAGAGAAGAATTAAATGTTCTGGGGTAAACTAGGCTATCTTAATGTGGTAGAGATATCATGCATTGAATTGGGTCCATTAACCATAGAAAAGTGCAAATAGTCTTATTTTCTTGCATGTATCTGGAAAGCTTGACTATTTCGCATGAAGTTTTCAACAtcttttctaaaaatttaatgATTTgatggatgcattgcataggatGGCTGCTCAGATATCATAAATCTTGCTTAATGCACGCCGAGCCAACCAAAATCTTTAGCGGTTAA encodes:
- the LOC122036510 gene encoding uncharacterized protein SYNPCC7002_A1590-like, which codes for MENQYEYNRLRQRRGAITAAIPNPLPTVECRRLIQPGLFEPATRASPPPQTIAFSQAALRRPHRPSMALHYASAPPRLGSATVAAPAHRVRSTASVLASASASIPKARFVAKRIESATVQQLQRPLAEYMSLPASQYSVLDAERIERIDDKTFRCYVYRLKFFSFEVCPVLVVRVDEEPNGCCIRLLSCKLEGSPLVEAQNEKFSASMVNRISCSDGLHNSTFQKLTTDTDIEVTIDIPFAFRMLPVEVFESTGRQVLEQLLRAMLPRFLAQLIKDYQAWASGDTSRQPLGTGQI